The Gemmatimonadaceae bacterium genome contains the following window.
GCCAGCGCCCAGCCCGTGCCGGTGTTCGCGTATCGCGGGCGAAGATGGTTGAGCACCCACGCCGACACGTCATCAGCGCACTGCGGACAGGCGCAAAAATCCTCGCCCTTGGCGAGCAGTTGGGCGTGAATCTCGCGCACCACTTCCTCGACGAGGTTCTTCATCCGGCCAGGGGGAGCGGCTGGCGCTCGGTGACGATGGCCCCCGTGAACGTGGAGCCGGTGGTGCCGGTGAGTTCGACGGTGAGGTACTGGCCGAGCAGCGCCGCATCGCCGGGTACGAGCACCGTCTTGAAGTCGCGGGTGCGCGCCTGG
Protein-coding sequences here:
- a CDS encoding late competence development ComFB family protein — translated: MKNLVEEVVREIHAQLLAKGEDFCACPQCADDVSAWVLNHLRPRYANTGTGWALANLELRSDQGRAELAVWVLDAMKRVAASPRHDPSHKVTPPAAG